The sequence below is a genomic window from Proteus vulgaris.
AGTAGCTATTGGACGCATGAAATTGAGTTAATTCATCTTAAAAATGTTGATGATATTCAAAAAGAGCTAGCACCTTATATTAATAAAAATACTGCTTATATTGGTCCAAATACACAGCGAGCAGAATCACTAGGTGTGAGTATTGATAATATCAACAATCAATCTCTTCTTAATTATTATCATTACTATCGTGCTTACAAAACTGGTTATGAATTAGCCTGTATGCGTGAAGCACAAAAAATGGCTGTTAACGGGCACATTGCTGCTCGCGAAGCATTCCAAGCTGGATTAAGTGAGTTTGATATTAATATGGCGTATTTAATGGCAACAGGTCATCGTGATACCGATGTACCTTATGGCAATATTGTCGCCTTAAATGAACACGCGGCTGTTTTGCATTACACAAAGCTAGATCATGAATCCCCAGATGAATATCGTAGTTTCCTTATTGATGCAGGTGCAGAGTATAATGGTTACGCAGCCGATATCACTCGTACTTATAGCGCAAAAGAAAACCATGAATTTACTTCGTTAGTTAAAGATATGAATGATGCGCAACAAGCGCTGATTGCAACGATGAAAGCAGGTGTGCGTTATACTGAATACCATGTTCAAATGCATCAACGTATTGCTGGATTACTTAATAAGTACGGCATTGTTAAAGGTGTTAGTGAAGAAGAGATGGTGAGCGCTGGATTAACTACACCATTTTTACCTCATGGTTTAGGGCACGCTTTAGGTCTGCAAGTTCATGATGCAGCTGGTTTTATGCAAGATGATAAAGGTACCCATTTAGCGGCTCCTGCAATGTATCCATTCTTACGTTGCACACGTATTGTTGAACCGGGCATGGTATTAACAATTGAACCTGGATTTTACTTTATCGACTCTCTGCTAGAGCCTTGGAAAGAAGGGAAATACAGTGCTCATTTCAATTGGAAGCTGATTGAACATTTCAAACCATTTGGTGGTATTCGTATTGAAGATAATATTATTATCCACGATAACAAAATTGAAAATATGACCAGAGACTTACACTTAGCCTGATGAAAGCATATTTGATCCCCGCTGAAACCGTAGAATTCAGTGAAGAAATAAAGAAGAGTCGTTTTATTACATTTATTGCTCACACTGAAGGTATTGATGCAGCAAAAGCTTATATTCAGTCTATCAAAGAGCAATTTCCTGATGCCCGACACCACTGTTGGGCTTTTGTTGCAGGAAGACCCGATGACTCACAACAGTTAGGTTTTTCTGATGATGGTGAGCCAACAGGTACTGCGGGAAAACCTATTCTTGCACCTCTTTTAGGGAGTGGAATGGGCGAAGTTACCGCGGTGGTTGTTCGGTATTTCGGTGGGATCAAATTAGGAACTGGTGGATTAGTTAGGGCTTATGGTAGTGGCGTTCAACAAGCATTAAAGCTTTTGCCAACAAAAACAAAAGTGCCACAATTGCGTTTTAGTGTAGCGTGTGAATATTCACTTGTTTCATTACTTGAACAAGTCGTTGAACAATATCATGGGCAAGTACTTTCAAGTGAATATACTGATAAAGTGACTTTTATACTTTCATTGCCAGCTGTAGATAGCGGTGAAGTCGAAGTTAAACTTCGTGATATAAGTCGTGGCAGTATGCAATTAATCCCGTTAGATAAAAATGAATAACCTTTGCTACCAAGGAAATCGCTAAATGCATTTTCGTTCAATAACCCGTATTGTCGGACTGCTAGTCATCTTATTTTCTGTCACGATGATCATTCCCGGTATTGTCGCATTAATATATCGAGATGGAGCAGGGCGTGCATTTAGCCAAACATTTATTGTTGCATTGATCATTGGGTTAATGCTGTGGATACCCAATCGACATAAAAAAAGTGAGCTTAAGCCTAAAGAAGGCTTTCTTATTGTTGTCTTATTTTGGACGGTACTGGGTAGTGTAGGGGCATTGCCGTTTATTTTTTCTGAACAACCCCATCTTTCTATTACTGATGCCTTTTTTGAGTCTTTCTCTGGACTGACTACGACTGGAGCCACAACGCTTGTGGGGCTAGATTCATTACCTAAAGCTATTTTGTTTTATCGCCAAATGCTCCAATGGTTAGGCGGGATGGGGATCATTGTATTGGCTGTCGCTATTCTTCCACTTTTAGGTGTTGGGGGAATGCAGTTATATCGTGCAGAAATGCCGGGGCCATTGAAAGATAATAAAATGCGTCCCCGAATTGCAGAAACAGCGAAAGCACTTTGGCTTATCTATGTCTTATTAACCATCATTTGTGCCTTAGCATTATGGATTGCAGGCATGGATGTGTTTGATGCTATTTCTCATAGCTTTTCAACGATTGCAATTGGTGGGTTTTCTACTCACGATGCCAGTATCGGTTATTTTAACAGCCCAACCATTAACATCATTATTGGTGTATTCCTTTTGATCTCTGGTTGTAACTTTGGTTTGCACTTTGCTGTATTAACGGGAAGAAGCTTAAATATCTATTGGCGTGATCCTGAATTTCGTATGTTTATCTCCATTCAATTGGGATTAGTCATTATCTGTAGCGGTATTCTGTGGCTTTATTCTGTATATGACACAGGATGGATAACTGTAAATCAGGCTTTTTTCCAAGTTGTCTCGATGGCGACAACAGCAGGTTTTGCCACAGATAGCTTTGCACAATGGCCTGCATTTTTACCTCTTCTATTATTATGCTCTGCTTTTATTGGTGGTTGTGCAGGATCAACCGGTGGGGGATTAAAAGTTATTCGTATTCTGCTTTTATTCCTACAAGGGAATCGTGAATTAAAACGCCTTGTTCACCCGAATGCGGTTTATACCATCAAACTTGGTCACCGAGCATTACCTGAACGTATTATTGAAGCAGTGTGGGGATTCTTCTCTGCTTATGCATTGGTATTTATTATTAGCTTAATGTTGTTGATAGCAACAGGCGTGGATGAATTTTCTGCATTTTCTGCTATTGCAACCACATTAAATAATCTTGGCCCTGGATTAGGTATTGTTGCTGACAACTTCACGACAATGAATCCAGCTGCAAAATGGATACTTGTCGTAACAATGCTATTTGGACGACTTGAAGTTTTCACACTATTGGTTTTATTTACCCCAACGTTTTGGCGTGATTAACCTAATACAAGGAGTAATGTATGAGCGCACTATTGCTGTATTGTAGTACTGATGGTCAAACTAAAAAGATAATGACGCAAATTGCGAATGAATTAAGACAACATGGTCATGATTGTGATGTGAGAGATTTAACCTCTGTTCAGCAGAGTTTAAATTTGTCTGCTTATAGTAAAGTCTTAGTCGGCGCTTCTATTCGCTATGGTTACTTTAATAAAGTTCTCGATAAATTTATTACTCGCCATCTTACACAGTTAAATAATATGCCATCCGCATTCTTTGGCGTTAATCTTACGGCAAGAAAAGCTGAGAAGAATACACCAGAGACTAATTCCTATATACGCAAGTTCTTAGAGAAGACACCTTGGAAGCCAACCTTAACAGGTGTATTTGCTGGTGCTCTTTATTATCCTCGTTATAAATGGATTGATAGAGTCATGATCCAGTTAATTATGAAGATGACTAAAGGTGAAACTGATCCAACAAAAGAAATTGAATATACGGATTGGAATAAAGTAAGCGAATTTGCGACGAATTTTGCCAAAATTGAGTGATGTTTAATCTTTACTGTGGGGTTTTTATACGTCTTGTTGGAGTTTTGAACGAACAGAAAATTATTTTAAAAAAACACTTGCGCTAATCCGGGAACTCCCTATAATGCGCATCCACTGACCGACGATGAGCTGACAACAGCCACGAAGGACAGCGAAGAGAAAAGAAAAAAGTTTGAAAAAACTCTTGACTCTTCAGAGGAATAACGTAATATACGCCTCCTCGCAACAACGCAGAAGACCGGAAACGGCAGCGAATGTTGCACTGCTCTTTAACAAATTATCAGACAATCTGTGTGGGCACTCGCAGAGACGATATCTTCTAAAATATTAGATGTATCAAGTCTTGAAGAGTGAACAACAAAAGTAAATTCATTTATGAATAGCTAAGTTTTCGATTTCTTTGAGCATCAAACACTTTTAATTGAAGAGTTTGATCATGGCTCAGATTGAACGCTGGCGGCAGGCCTAACACATGCAAGTCGAGCGGTAACAGGGGAAAGCTTGCTTTCTTGCTGACGAGCGGCGGACGGGTGAGTAATGTATGGGGATCTGCCCGATAGAGGGGGATAACTACTGGAAACGGTGGCTAATACCGCATGACGTCTACGGACCAAAGCAGGGGCTCTTCGGACCTTGCGCTATCGGATGAACCCATATGGGATTAGCTAGTAGGTGAGGTAATGGCTCACCTAGGCGACGATCTCTAGCTGGTCTGAGAGGATGATCAGCCACACTGGGACTGAGACACGGCCCAGACTCCTACGGGAGGCAGCAGTGGGGAATATTGCACAATGGGCGCAAGCCTGATGCAGCCATGCCGCGTGTATGAAGAAGGCCTTAGGGTTGTAAAGTACTTTCAGCGGGGAGGAAGGTGTTAAGATTAATACTCTTAGCAATTGACGTTACCCGCAGAAGAAGCACCGGCTAACTCCGTGCCAGCAGCCGCGGTAATACGGAGGGTGCAAGCGTTAATCGGAATTACTGGGCGTAAAGCGCACGCAGGCGGTCAATTAAGTCAGATGTGAAAGCCCCGAGCTTAACTTGGGAATTGCATCTGAAACTGGTTGGCTAGAGTCTTGTAGAGGGGGGTAGAATTCCACGTGTAGCGGTGAAATGCGTAGAGATGTGGAGGAATACCGGTGGCGAAGGCGGCCCCCTGGACAAAGACTGACGCTCAGGTGCGAAAGCGTGGGGAGCAAACAGGATTAGATACCCTGGTAGTCCACGCTGTAAACGATGTCGATTTAGAGGTTGTGGTCTTGAACCGTGGCTTCTGGAGCTAACGCGTTAAATCGACCGCCTGGGGAGTACGGCCGCAAGGTTAAAACTCAAATGAATTGACGGGGGCCCGCACAAGCGGTGGAGCATGTGGTTTAATTCGATGCAACGCGAAGAACCTTACCTACTCTTGACATCCAGAGAATCCTTTAGAGATAGAGGAGTGCCTTCGGGAACTCTGAGACAGGTGCTGCATGGCTGTCGTCAGCTCGTGTTGTGAAATGTTGGGTTAAGTCCCGCAACGAGCGCAACCCTTATCCTTTGTTGCCAGCGCGTGATGGCGGGAACTCAAAGGAGACTGCCGGTGATAAACCGGAGGAAGGTGGGGATGACGTCAAGTCATCATGGCCCTTACGAGTAGGGCTACACACGTGCTACAATGGCAGATACAAAGAGAAGCGACCTCGCGAGAGCAAGCGGAACTCATAAAGTCTGTCGTAGTCCGGATTGGAGTCTGCAACTCGACTCCATGAAGTCGGAATCGCTAGTAATCGTAGATCAGAATGCTACGGTGAATACGTTCCCGGGCCTTGTACACACCGCCCGTCACACCATGGGAGTGGGTTGCAAAAGAAGTAGGTAGCTTAACCTTCGGGAGGGCGCTTACCACTTTGTGATTCATGACTGGGGTGAAGTCGTAACAAGGTAACCGTAGGGGAACCTGCGGTTGGATCACCTCCTTACCTAAGAGATACGTGTTATGTGCAGTGCTCACACAGATTGTCTGATGAAGAACGAGCAAAAGCGCGTCTGCGAAGCTGACAAGAGTCCCCTTCGTCTAGAGGCCTAGGACACCGCCCTTTCACGGCGGTAACAGGGGTTCGAATCCCCTAGGGGACGCCAATTGCGCGGTATGAGTGAAAGGCGTACCACACTATGTCTGATGAAAATCAGAGAATAGTTAAGATAATTCGCATGAGTTATTTTACCTATTATGCTCTTTAACAATCTGGAACAAGCTGAAAAATTGAAAACAAATCAATATATCACCGAGGTATATTGATGAGTCTCTCAAAATCTCAGACCTTGAAGTGTGAACTCAAGACATTGGTCTTCGAGAGAAACATCTTCGGGTTGTGAGGTTAAGCGAATAAGCGTACACGGTGGATGCCTAGGCAATCAGAGGCGATGAAGGACGTGCTAATCTGCGATAAGCGTCGGTAAGGTGATATGAACCGTTATACCCGACGATTTCCGAATGGGGAAACCCAATATCCAATGGATATTATCATGACGTGAATACATAGCGTCATGAAGCGAACCGGGAGAACTGAAACATCTCAGTACCCCGAGGAAAAGAAATCAACCGAGATTCCCCTAGTAGCGGCGAGCGAACGGGGAACAGCCCAGAGTCTTAATCAATAGCAGCATCAGGAGAACGGTCTGGAAAGTCCGGCAGTAAAGGGTGATAGCCCCGTATCCGAAGATGCTGTTATTGTGAACTCGACGAGTAGGGCGGGACACGTGTTATCCTGTCTGAATATGGGGGGACCATCCTCCAAGGCTAAATACTCCTGATTGACCGATAGTGAACCAGTACCGTGAGGGAAAGGCGAAAAGAACCCCGGCGAGGGGAGTGAAAAAGAACCTGAAACCGTGTACGTACAAGCAGTAGGAGCCTCTTTATGGGGTGACTGCGTACCTTTTGTATAATGGGTCAGCGACTTATATTCTGTAGCAAGGTTAACCGTATAGGGGAGCCGTAGGGAAACCGAGTCTTAACTGGGCGAATGAGTTGCAGGGTATAGACCCGAAACCCGGTGATCTATCCATGGGCAGGTTGAAGGTTGGGTAACACTAACTGGAGGACCGAACCGACTAATGTTGAAAAATTAGCGGATGACTTGTGGATGGGGGTGAAAGGCCAATCAAACCGGGAGATAGCTGGTTCTCCCCGAAAGCTATTTAGGTAGCGCCTCGTGAACTCATCTTCGGGGGTAGAGCACTGTTTCGACTAGGGGGTCATCCCGACTTACCAACTCGATGCAAACTGCGAATACCGAAGAATGTTATCACGGGAGACACACGGCGGGTGCTAACGTCCGTCGTGAAGAGGGAAACAACCCAGACCGCCAGCTAAGGTCCCAAAGTCATGGTTAAGTGGGAAACGAAGTGGGAAGGCTCAGACAGCCAGGATGTTGGCTTAGAAGCAGCCATCATTTAAAGAAAGCGTAATAGCTCACTGGTCGAGTCGGCCCGCGCGGAAGATGTAACGGGGCTAAACCATGCACCGAAGCTGCGGCAGCGACACTATGTGTTGTTGGGTAGGGGAGCGTTCTGTAAGCCTGCGAAGGTGTACTGTGAGGTATGCTGGAGGTATCAGAAGTGCGAATGCTGACATAAGTAACGATAATGCGGGTGAAAAACCCGCACGCCGGAAGACCAAGGGTTCCTGTCCAACGTTAATCGGGGCAGGGTGAGTCGACCCCTAAGGCGAGGCTGAAAAGCGTAGTCGATGGGAAACGGGTTAATATTCCCGTACTGGTGGTAACTGCGATGGGGGAACGGAGAAGGCTAGGTTGTCCGGGCGACGGTCGTCCCGGTTCAAGCATGTAGGCAGAGTGATTAGGCAAATCCGGTCACTTAATGCTGAGGTGTGATGACGAGCCACTAAGGTGGTGAAGCAATTGATGCCCTGCTTCCAGGAAAAGCCTCTAAGCTTCAGGTTACCAACAATCGTACCCCAAACCGACACAGGTGGTCAGGTAGAGAATACTCAGGCGCTTGAGAGAACTCGGGTGAAGGAACTAGGCAAAATGGTGCCGTAACTTCGGGAGAAGGCACGCTGGCGGTAAGTGAAGTCCCTTGCGGACGGAGCCGAAGCCAGTCGAAGATACCAGCTGGCTGCAACTGTTTATTAAAAACACAGCACTGTGCAAACACGAAAGTGGACGTATACGGTGTGACGCCTGCCCGGTGCTGGAAGGTTAATTGATGGGGTTATCCGTAAGGAGAAGCTCTTGATCGAAGCCCCAGTAAACGGCGGCCGTAACTATAACGGTCCTAAGGTAGCGAAATTCCTTGTCGGGTAAGTTCCGACCTGCACGAATGGCGTAATGATGGCCAGGCTGTCTCCACCCGAGACTCAGTGAAATTGAACTCGCTGTGAAGATGCAGTGTACCCGCGGCAAGACGGAAAGACCCCGTGAACCTTTACTATAGCTTGACACTGAACATTGAGCCTTGATGTGTAGGATAGGTGGGAGACTATGAAGTGTGGACGCCAGTCTGCATGGAGTCAACCTTGAAATACCACCCTTTAACGTTTGATGTTCTAACCTAGGTCCATAATCTGGATCGGGGACCGTGTCTGGTGGGTAGTTTGACTGGGGCGGTCTCCTCCTAAAGAGTAACGGAGGAGCACGAAGGTTGGCTAAGCATGGTCGGACATCATGCGGTTAGTGCAAAGGCATAAGCCAGCTTGACTGTGAGAGTGACGGCTCGAGCAGGTACGAAAGTAGGTCTTAGTGATCCGGTGGTTCTGAATGGAAGGGCCATCGCTCAACGGATAAAAGGTACTCCGGGGATAACAGGCTGATACCGCCCAAGAGTTCATATCGACGGCGGTGTTTGGCACCTCGATGTCGGCTCATCACATCCTGGGGCTGAAGTAGGTCCCAAGGGTATGGCTGTTCGCCATTTAAAGTGGTACGCGAGCTGGGTTTAGAACGTCGTGAGACAGTTCGGTCCCTATCTGCCGTGGGCGTTGGAAGATTGAGAGGGGTTGCTCCTAGTACGAGAGGACCGGAGTGAACGCACCACTGGTGTTCGGGTTGTCATGCCAATGGCATTGCCCGGTAGCTAAGTGCGGAAGAGATAACCGCTGAAAGCATCTAAGCGGGAAACTTGCCTCGAGATGAGTCTTCCCTGTCACCTTGAGTGACCTAAAGGAACGTTTAAGACTAAGACGTTGATAGGCTGGGTGTGTAAGCGTAGCGATACGTTGAGCTAACCAGTACTAATGAACCGTGAGGCTTAACCTGACAACACCGAAGGTGTTTTGTCTGAGAGACAAACAGTAGATGAAGTAGGCTTGTTTAAGATTGAATATTGCTGGTTATGACGAGAAATCGATGTAACGGGTAATAAAACCGAATTTGCTTGGCGGCCATAGCGCAGCGGACCCACCTGAATCCATGCCGAACTCAGAAGTGAAACGTTGTAGCGCCGATGGTAGTGTGGGGTCTCCCCATGTGAGAGTAGGGAACTGCCAGGCATTAAATAAGACGAGAAAGCCAACCCACTGGGTTGGCTTTTTTGCGTTTGGGGTTTAGTAAATTTTAAGTGCTATGCTAAATTCTAAATACAAAAATGCCCTAAATTAGGGCATCTTTTATGATCTTTTAGCAAAAATTATGACGAGAAAATGCAGCAAGGACTGTTCTTTCTGATATTTCTAAATAGTCTTCCATTGCTGTTGCTGCTTCTTGGGCTTTTCCATCCATTAAAAGTGTTAAAATCTGTTCATTCTTCTCAATATACGGTGCATGTAGTAATTGAGGATCGTTTAATAAACCGAAGGCTAAACGTAACTCTGCTAAAATAAGTTGGTATTGTTTAAACAATCTAGGACTATCTGAAAGCTCAACAATCGCGGTATGAAAATGCATATTACAGGTTCCTACACCGCTCCAATCTTGTTGTTCTTGAAAGACTTTTGCTTGGTTAACACTATCTTGCATTCTAACAATAGCTGGATGCATAGGATAAGAATGTCGCAGAGCATCACATTCAATTAATCGTCTTACACGATAAATATCCATAATACTTGCCATATCTGGCACAGAAACAAAAACACCACGATTAGGTTTATAAGTTAAAAGCCCTTCTTGGGTAAGAACGCGAAAAACCTCTCTTAAAGTATTACGCGATATCTCTAGCGTTTCGCTTAATGCAGTTTCTGACAATCTTTCACCAGGAGGTAATTCTCCAATAGTGATTTTTTGCCGAATAACATTTGCGACTTTTTGAGAAAGAATTTGTGGAGATGTTTTTTTCTGCATTATCTTCTGCTATTAGCTTAATTGAAGCGCCTATTCTATCAGTGTGTTTTGTAATATATAACCTCTATTGTGTCACTCTGTCGTACTTCTCACTGTATCGAGTATGACTTTCTGTTTATTTCCATCAAAAAAACTTAATTTTTTATCACGATATTTTAGTGATTAAACTTATTTTTCCTTCAATCTTGTGCACTATTTTTGTGCATCTCATCTTTTTATGCTGCATTTAGGTGCATATTCATTACTTATTAATTAATGATAATTGTCAATAAAATGTTAAAAATGCGATCTTCACTGCACTTTTATCATCCCATATTTAAATCTATTTGCTTATTTATTCATCTATTATTATTAATTGTTCAACAATCTAATATCAGGTGATTAACAATTACGTATTCATGCTCAACAATGGCACGCTAATTGCCTTAGTAATAATAATTAAAATAATGATGATAAAGGGGGTAGCTCATGGCTACACAAGATTCTGCAAACACAACATCAAGTTCGTTTATAAAAAATAGACGCTCTTCATTGATAGCTGCCATTTTTTTAATGGCGACATCCGCTATTGGTCCGGGTTTTATTACTCAAACTGCAACCTTTACTGCCACTATGGGGGCAGCATTTGCATTCGGTATTTTGGCATCAATCATCATCGACTATGTTGTTCAGCAAAGTATTTGGCGAGTGATCACAGTTACCAATATGCGAGCTTCAGACATTGCTAACAAAGCAATACCCGGTAGCGGTTACTTACTTGCGGTATTAGTTATTTTTGGCGGTTTAGTGTTTAACGTGGGTAACATTGCAGGTGCTGGTTTGGGGCTTAATGCAATGGTGGGTCTTGATCCTAAATGGGGTGGGATCTTAAGTGCTTTACTTGCGATCTATATTTTCTCATCACGTAAAGCCAGTAACTTTATCGATCGTATGATTATCGTTCTTGGCATTGTCATGATCTTACTGACTGTTTTTGTGATGTTTGCCTCTAATCCTCCAGTAGGTGAAGCATTAAGACAAACTGTTTTACCTGATGCGATTAACTTCGCAACGATCACTACAATTGTCGGTGGTACTGTGGGCGGTTATATCTGTTATGCCGGAGCTCACCGTCTTCTCGATAAAGGAACTACGGGTATTGAGAACATTGATGCTGTATCAAGCGCTGCAACTAAAGGAATTTTAGTGGTTGGATTAATGCGCTATATCCTGTTCCTTGCCATTTTGGGCGTAGTTGCCAGTGGCGTAACATTAGATATTTCTAGTCGCGCGGCTAACCCTGCATCTCAAGCATTTCAACACGCGGCAGGTTTAACTGGATTACGCATCTTTGGTCTTATTTTATGGGCAGCTGCATTAACAAGTGTAATTGGTGCTGCTTATACCTCAATGTCATTTATTACAGTATTTAAAAAAGGTGTTACTGAGCGTCAACGTAATATCGCAACCATTATTTTCATCGCTATTTCACTTGTCATTTATATGGTTATGGGAACAGCGCCAGCTGCATTATTAGTCTTCGCCGGTGGTTTTAACGGTCTGATTTTACCTATTGGTATGACACTATTTATTTTTGTTGCATGGCGTCGCCAAGATCTCATGAATGGCTATAAATATCCTGCATGGTTACTGTGGTCAGGTATTTTGGTCTGTGCGCTGACTTGGTATATGGGCATTATGTCCGTGGGTGCTATTTTCAACTACCTCAACATTGCTTAAGAGAACAATAATGATGATAAAAGCAGTCGATTTAAACAGTGATTTAGGTGAGAGCTTCGGTCAATGGACAATGGGCAATGATGATGCGGTGCTTGAAATTGTCAGTAGCGCTAATATCGCTTGCGGTTTTCATGCAGGTTCACCGGATGGAATTTTAAAAACATTAAAAGCGGCGAAACAGCGTAATGTCGCGATAGGTGCGCATGTTGCTTATCCTGACTTAGTCGGTTTTGGTCGTCGTAATATGGATATTGCCAGTGATGAATTAACCGCAGATGTGATTTATCAAATAGGTGCTTTACAAGGATTGGCTAAAGCAGTGGGTTTAAGTGTGACCTATGTTAAGCCTCATGGTGCGCTTTACAACACAATTGCGCATGATAAACGTCAAGCACTTGCTGTTATTGAGGCGATACTTGCTGTAGATCCTCAACTGACATTAGTTGCTTTAGCGGGATCACCTTTGATTACACTTGCGAAAGAAAAAGGTCTTCGAGTAATTGCAGAAGCCTTTGCTGATAGAGCTTATCATGCTGATGGTACGCTAGTTTCTCGTAAAAAAGAGGGAGCTGTTTTACATGATCCTGAACGTGTTGCTCAACGTATGTTGCGGCTTGTGCAAGAAGGTGGTGTTGAGTCCATAGAAGGCATTTTTACAACGATACAAGCTGATTCTATTTGTGTTCATGGTGACAGCCCAGATGCCGTAGCTCTCGCTAAAAGTGTAAAAGAAATTTTAATTAATCATGGTGTTAGCATTAAGCCTTTTGCACCTCTGCCACTTAAAAAGGAGGTTCAAAAATGACTAATTTAATGCAAGCAACCGCGGATGCAATTGCTAATGCACAAGAAGCTCGATTAGCTATTCGCAATGGTTTAGCCATACCAACCGCCGGTATGGCTAAAGGTATGACGCAAGCTAATATGATTAGTTTACCTCGTGATTGGGCATTTGATTTTCTGCTCTATGCTCAACGTAACCCGAAAAGTTGCCCAATATTAGATGTTTGCGAATCAGGTAGTTATCGCACTGTTTTAGCGAAAGACGCCGATCTGCGTACTGACATTCCTCTTTATCGTGTTTGGGAAAATGGCAAATTAACGGGTGAAATTACGGATGCCACCAAAATTTGGGCACAACATCCCGATCTTGTGACGTTTCTTATTGGTTGTAGTTTTACTTTCGAAACACCCATGTTAGAAGCGGGTATTGAAATTCGCCATATCACAGATAACTGCAATGTTCCGATGTATAAAACCAATCGCTTGTGTCGTCCAGCAGGACGATTAGAAGGCGAATTGGTGGTTTCAATGCGTCCTATTCCCGCTGACAGAGTCGCTGATGCGGTGATGATAAGTGGTCGTTTCCCTTCTGTACATGGTGCTCCCGTACATATTGGCTCGCCAGATGCTTTGGGTATTAAAGATATTATGTCGCCAGATTTTGGCTCACCAGTGAGAATTGAAAAAGGCGAGATCCCCGTATTTTGGGCTTGTGGTGTGACACCACAAGCAGCAGTGATGCGTTCAGGTGTTCCTTTCGCACTTAGCCATGCTCCGGGGCATATGTTTATTACCGATGTGCCTGATGCAGCTTATCACGTATAAGGGAGGAAGATACTTTGCGCTTTTTACCCGTTAACCTATCTCATTTACTTGTTGAGCTTTCCTCTTTAAAAGAGACGCTCGCATTGTATGAATCCGTTAAACAAGCGGATATTGCTGCTATTCAAGACATTGTACCTGCGGCGAAAACACTCTTAATTCACTATACGCCGTGGCTAATCACAGCTGAAGAACTTGTGCTTCAGCTTCGACAGTTAGAAGTTAAAGCGGTATCAGCACGTCAAATACAATCATTAACGATCCCCGTTCATTATCAAGGTGAGGATCTTAATGAGGTCGCTGAATTATTAGGGATCGCTACCAGTGAAGTGATCCGCAGACACACAGAGCAAACCTATCAAGTTGCATTCACAGGTTTCGCCCCAGGTTTTGCTTATTTGATTGCAAATGAAACTCAGCTTTACGTACCTCGCCGTAAAACACCTCGTACACGTATCCCCGCAGGATCGGTCGGATTAGCTGGCGAGTTTAGTGGCGTTTATCCACAACAAAGCCCCGGTGGTTGGCAACTTATTGGTACCACAGAAATAAAGATGTGGGATCTCTCACGCGA
It includes:
- a CDS encoding IMPACT family protein, which produces MKAYLIPAETVEFSEEIKKSRFITFIAHTEGIDAAKAYIQSIKEQFPDARHHCWAFVAGRPDDSQQLGFSDDGEPTGTAGKPILAPLLGSGMGEVTAVVVRYFGGIKLGTGGLVRAYGSGVQQALKLLPTKTKVPQLRFSVACEYSLVSLLEQVVEQYHGQVLSSEYTDKVTFILSLPAVDSGEVEVKLRDISRGSMQLIPLDKNE
- the pepQ gene encoding Xaa-Pro dipeptidase is translated as MEKLLSLYQEHIKTLQNRTRDALSRHHLDSVLIHSGEPIRVFLDDSDYPFKVNAHFKAWVPVTDVPHCWLLADGVNKPKLWFYSPVDYWHSVEALPSSYWTHEIELIHLKNVDDIQKELAPYINKNTAYIGPNTQRAESLGVSIDNINNQSLLNYYHYYRAYKTGYELACMREAQKMAVNGHIAAREAFQAGLSEFDINMAYLMATGHRDTDVPYGNIVALNEHAAVLHYTKLDHESPDEYRSFLIDAGAEYNGYAADITRTYSAKENHEFTSLVKDMNDAQQALIATMKAGVRYTEYHVQMHQRIAGLLNKYGIVKGVSEEEMVSAGLTTPFLPHGLGHALGLQVHDAAGFMQDDKGTHLAAPAMYPFLRCTRIVEPGMVLTIEPGFYFIDSLLEPWKEGKYSAHFNWKLIEHFKPFGGIRIEDNIIIHDNKIENMTRDLHLA
- a CDS encoding NRAMP family divalent metal transporter; translated protein: MATQDSANTTSSSFIKNRRSSLIAAIFLMATSAIGPGFITQTATFTATMGAAFAFGILASIIIDYVVQQSIWRVITVTNMRASDIANKAIPGSGYLLAVLVIFGGLVFNVGNIAGAGLGLNAMVGLDPKWGGILSALLAIYIFSSRKASNFIDRMIIVLGIVMILLTVFVMFASNPPVGEALRQTVLPDAINFATITTIVGGTVGGYICYAGAHRLLDKGTTGIENIDAVSSAATKGILVVGLMRYILFLAILGVVASGVTLDISSRAANPASQAFQHAAGLTGLRIFGLILWAAALTSVIGAAYTSMSFITVFKKGVTERQRNIATIIFIAISLVIYMVMGTAPAALLVFAGGFNGLILPIGMTLFIFVAWRRQDLMNGYKYPAWLLWSGILVCALTWYMGIMSVGAIFNYLNIA
- the hemG gene encoding menaquinone-dependent protoporphyrinogen IX dehydrogenase; the protein is MSALLLYCSTDGQTKKIMTQIANELRQHGHDCDVRDLTSVQQSLNLSAYSKVLVGASIRYGYFNKVLDKFITRHLTQLNNMPSAFFGVNLTARKAEKNTPETNSYIRKFLEKTPWKPTLTGVFAGALYYPRYKWIDRVMIQLIMKMTKGETDPTKEIEYTDWNKVSEFATNFAKIE
- the trkH gene encoding Trk system potassium transporter TrkH → MHFRSITRIVGLLVILFSVTMIIPGIVALIYRDGAGRAFSQTFIVALIIGLMLWIPNRHKKSELKPKEGFLIVVLFWTVLGSVGALPFIFSEQPHLSITDAFFESFSGLTTTGATTLVGLDSLPKAILFYRQMLQWLGGMGIIVLAVAILPLLGVGGMQLYRAEMPGPLKDNKMRPRIAETAKALWLIYVLLTIICALALWIAGMDVFDAISHSFSTIAIGGFSTHDASIGYFNSPTINIIIGVFLLISGCNFGLHFAVLTGRSLNIYWRDPEFRMFISIQLGLVIICSGILWLYSVYDTGWITVNQAFFQVVSMATTAGFATDSFAQWPAFLPLLLLCSAFIGGCAGSTGGGLKVIRILLLFLQGNRELKRLVHPNAVYTIKLGHRALPERIIEAVWGFFSAYALVFIISLMLLIATGVDEFSAFSAIATTLNNLGPGLGIVADNFTTMNPAAKWILVVTMLFGRLEVFTLLVLFTPTFWRD
- a CDS encoding GntR family transcriptional regulator, coding for MQKKTSPQILSQKVANVIRQKITIGELPPGERLSETALSETLEISRNTLREVFRVLTQEGLLTYKPNRGVFVSVPDMASIMDIYRVRRLIECDALRHSYPMHPAIVRMQDSVNQAKVFQEQQDWSGVGTCNMHFHTAIVELSDSPRLFKQYQLILAELRLAFGLLNDPQLLHAPYIEKNEQILTLLMDGKAQEAATAMEDYLEISERTVLAAFSRHNFC